One genomic window of Nitrosomonas sp. Is35 includes the following:
- a CDS encoding HAMP domain-containing sensor histidine kinase has protein sequence MANFLVSSVHDMKNSVSMLICGLDKVLTSVEAAELSTHAELVQMNHEAKRINNRLIQLLTLYKLGQKIYPFDPQSVCLDDFLRTTVAQYAQLLKFRQIHLEVRVDPGLYWYFDEDLISGVIGNALNNAMRHTHDHILISAEAHEGGLVLRVEDDGDGYPPELLQGDGNVMQSVDFHGGSTGLGLYFSAMVARMHRNQGVQGDLCLENGGSLQGACFVLHLP, from the coding sequence ATGGCAAACTTTCTGGTTTCTTCCGTGCACGACATGAAAAACTCAGTCAGCATGCTCATTTGCGGTCTGGATAAGGTGCTGACATCGGTTGAAGCGGCCGAACTTTCCACGCATGCCGAACTGGTGCAGATGAATCATGAAGCGAAACGCATCAATAACCGCCTGATTCAATTGCTGACACTCTATAAGCTGGGTCAGAAAATATATCCCTTTGATCCGCAATCCGTTTGCCTGGACGACTTTCTGCGTACGACCGTTGCGCAATATGCGCAGTTGCTCAAATTTCGCCAAATCCACCTGGAAGTCCGGGTAGATCCCGGGCTGTACTGGTATTTTGACGAAGATCTCATCAGCGGTGTCATCGGTAATGCTCTAAATAATGCCATGCGCCATACGCATGATCATATCTTGATCAGTGCCGAAGCGCATGAGGGTGGATTAGTGCTGCGGGTTGAAGATGATGGCGATGGCTATCCGCCTGAGTTATTGCAAGGGGACGGTAATGTCATGCAGAGCGTCGATTTCCATGGCGGCAGTACAGGTCTGGGACTTTATTTTTCCGCCATGGTGGCACGAATGCATCGTAATCAAGGCGTTCAAGGCGATCTTTGCCTGGAAAACGGCGGCTCACTGCAAGGCGCCTGCTTCGTACTCCATCTGCCGTAA
- a CDS encoding YfiR family protein, whose product MKRCVLGFILALGLGYGLSGTHSIAQAAGITEYQVKAAFIYNFVAFTQWPDTTGPTIHLCVYGEDYFGSEIDKLQSKPVDKRNIKIMRIDNPEKLADCQVVFFSKSAGSSLSSLLSNLPAQPILTLADSPNAIAQGVIINMNLVNEKIVFEINLEIARKSGLDISSKLLQLAVKVYQ is encoded by the coding sequence GTGAAACGATGTGTCCTCGGCTTCATTCTGGCCCTAGGGTTAGGTTATGGTCTTTCGGGTACGCACTCGATTGCCCAAGCGGCCGGTATCACCGAATATCAGGTCAAGGCGGCTTTTATCTATAACTTTGTCGCATTCACGCAATGGCCGGACACTACCGGACCAACCATCCATCTTTGTGTCTATGGTGAAGATTATTTTGGCAGTGAAATCGATAAACTACAGAGCAAGCCGGTGGACAAGCGCAATATCAAGATCATGCGCATCGATAATCCGGAGAAATTGGCGGATTGCCAGGTGGTATTTTTCTCCAAATCGGCCGGCAGCTCGCTATCAAGCTTATTGAGCAACTTACCGGCACAACCTATCCTGACTTTGGCCGATAGTCCCAATGCCATAGCACAAGGGGTAATCATCAACATGAATCTGGTCAATGAAAAAATTGTATTTGAAATTAATCTGGAAATTGCACGCAAGTCCGGATTGGATATCAGTTCAAAATTACTGCAACTAGCTGTCAAAGTGTATCAATAA
- a CDS encoding YfiR family protein produces MKRSICRCLLALCLAFGLFISHSIARADNILEYQVKAAFIYNFIAFTQWPDTTGSVINLCVYGEDYFGSEIDKLQSKPVDKRHIKIMRTSAPEKLADCQVIFFSKSVSGSLSSLLINLPGQPILTLADSPNAISHGIMINMNLVNEKIIFEINLGIVRQSGLDISSKLLQLATKVHQ; encoded by the coding sequence ATGAAACGAAGTATCTGCCGTTGTCTTTTAGCCTTATGCCTAGCCTTTGGTCTGTTTATTTCACATTCCATAGCCAGAGCCGATAACATCCTGGAATATCAAGTTAAAGCCGCTTTCATTTATAACTTCATTGCATTCACGCAATGGCCTGACACTACCGGTTCAGTGATTAATCTGTGTGTCTATGGCGAGGATTACTTTGGCAGTGAAATCGACAAATTGCAAAGCAAACCCGTAGATAAGCGGCATATCAAGATCATGCGCACCTCCGCCCCGGAAAAATTGGCCGATTGCCAGGTCATTTTCTTCTCCAAATCGGTGAGCGGCAGCCTGTCGAGCTTATTGATCAATTTACCCGGTCAACCTATCCTGACCTTGGCCGACAGCCCCAATGCCATATCCCACGGGATAATGATCAATATGAATCTGGTCAATGAAAAAATCATATTCGAGATTAATTTAGGAATTGTCCGCCAATCGGGACTGGATATCAGCTCAAAACTGCTTCAGCTGGCAACCAAAGTGCACCAGTAA
- a CDS encoding tetratricopeptide repeat protein, whose amino-acid sequence MHINPLDISSPATELNFSGKNVLIVDDYMEMRSILRDMLSSCGAEMKKIHMATNGNEAIAWLKKVPFDIVLCDLILGSGKNGQQVLEEAKYQSLVGPSCLWLMITAEKTMEAVTGTAEYQPDAYLLKPVTEASLRSRLAKIWTKKEAFAEIYKAMKQQDYSKAMFLCDQRLASDKAHTADLLRTKCDLLLVSGEYDRAKQVLEDILAVRDLPWAKAALAKILLKKNDLDAAKHLLEETTEANPAYLEAQDLLAHTLQVMGDLEEAGNVLERTVKLSPNSVTRQKNLGQVAMKLGKLEDAERAFRKSVSLGENSVLRTADAYLGLAKACSANKNAEQALKVLGQLNKNFAADEVRTKALAVEGLIHHQSGNTEKAKQIAEELGQSISNDSIHPDSDGALEIARLLLTTGDKEKAIQLLQSEIKNNPESATLLRDVAEIFDQAGMGEEGSRLIETSRQEAMLIMNRGVLLISKGQYEEAVSAMRDAYSAMPANIRVLLNLAYVIITYMQKKGPTPELVEEARHSLQAANELSPGEPRFVRLSAALNELTTLR is encoded by the coding sequence ATGCATATTAATCCGCTAGACATCTCATCGCCTGCCACTGAATTAAATTTTTCCGGGAAAAATGTATTGATCGTCGATGATTACATGGAGATGCGCAGTATTTTGCGCGATATGCTCAGTAGTTGCGGCGCTGAAATGAAGAAGATACATATGGCAACCAATGGCAATGAAGCGATCGCCTGGTTGAAAAAGGTGCCATTTGACATTGTGCTCTGCGATCTTATTCTGGGTTCCGGAAAGAATGGCCAGCAAGTGCTTGAAGAAGCAAAATATCAATCGCTTGTCGGGCCTTCTTGTCTTTGGCTCATGATCACTGCGGAAAAAACCATGGAAGCAGTCACAGGGACTGCGGAATATCAGCCGGATGCCTATTTGTTGAAACCGGTCACGGAAGCGAGCTTGCGTTCACGGTTAGCCAAAATTTGGACAAAAAAAGAGGCATTTGCGGAAATATACAAAGCCATGAAACAGCAGGATTATTCAAAAGCCATGTTTTTGTGCGATCAGCGCTTGGCTTCGGATAAGGCTCATACAGCTGACTTGCTTCGCACCAAGTGTGATTTGTTGCTGGTTAGCGGCGAATATGACCGTGCCAAACAAGTATTGGAAGATATTCTGGCTGTACGAGATCTTCCCTGGGCCAAAGCGGCGCTGGCCAAAATATTACTGAAGAAAAATGATTTGGATGCGGCCAAGCATTTGCTGGAAGAAACCACGGAAGCCAATCCGGCTTATCTTGAAGCGCAAGATCTGCTGGCGCATACGCTGCAAGTGATGGGTGACTTGGAAGAAGCCGGAAATGTTCTTGAACGTACAGTAAAGCTGTCGCCGAATTCTGTTACACGGCAGAAAAACCTCGGTCAGGTTGCGATGAAACTCGGTAAGCTGGAAGATGCCGAGCGCGCATTCCGCAAGAGTGTGTCGCTCGGAGAAAATTCCGTGTTGCGCACAGCGGATGCCTATTTGGGTCTTGCCAAGGCATGCAGCGCCAATAAAAACGCCGAACAAGCATTGAAAGTGCTGGGGCAGCTCAATAAGAATTTTGCGGCAGACGAGGTGCGCACGAAAGCATTGGCGGTCGAAGGGCTGATTCATCATCAAAGTGGAAATACCGAAAAGGCGAAACAGATCGCCGAGGAGCTGGGTCAGTCGATCAGCAATGACAGCATACATCCGGATTCTGACGGAGCTTTGGAAATTGCCCGTCTGCTCTTGACGACCGGCGATAAAGAGAAAGCCATTCAGTTACTGCAAAGTGAAATCAAGAATAATCCTGAAAGCGCTACTCTACTGCGCGATGTGGCAGAAATATTTGATCAGGCCGGCATGGGCGAAGAAGGCAGCCGGTTGATTGAAACTTCGCGCCAAGAAGCCATGCTGATTATGAATCGTGGGGTATTGCTGATCAGTAAAGGGCAGTATGAAGAAGCTGTGAGCGCGATGCGCGACGCCTATAGCGCGATGCCCGCCAACATACGCGTGCTACTCAATCTGGCGTATGTGATCATTACTTATATGCAGAAAAAAGGTCCAACCCCGGAGCTGGTTGAAGAAGCACGCCATAGTCTCCAAGCGGCCAATGAATTGTCGCCTGGAGAACCTCGTTTTGTCCGTTTGTCGGCTGCACTCAACGAGCTCACAACTTTGAGATGA
- a CDS encoding DUF2063 domain-containing protein, whose translation MSTHNTADRPGFVRQQYAFAAHIRDPQRNPCPEGIEDRRMKIYRELFYNNVEDFIANTFPVLRRVLPDDRWHAMIRDYFAHHVSHTPLFPEMPREFLQYLEHEREPKPDDPPFMLELAHYEWVELALSLLDEKIDATEIDVHGDLLDGVPVISPLAWTLSYCFPVHKIGPAFQPRAADGKPTHLIVYRDTEFDVRFIEINPVTARLLQLLSGDDPVPGRTALQQVAAELNHPQPDAVIQGGIEILQNLRKCHVILGTYP comes from the coding sequence GTGAGCACGCACAACACGGCTGATCGTCCCGGTTTTGTGCGGCAACAGTATGCTTTTGCGGCGCATATCCGCGATCCGCAGAGGAATCCTTGCCCGGAGGGGATCGAAGACCGGCGCATGAAAATCTACCGCGAATTGTTTTATAACAACGTGGAGGATTTTATCGCCAACACGTTTCCGGTGTTGCGCCGGGTGTTGCCGGATGACCGCTGGCACGCCATGATCCGCGACTATTTCGCCCATCACGTATCGCATACGCCGCTATTTCCGGAAATGCCGCGCGAGTTTTTGCAGTATCTGGAACATGAACGCGAGCCGAAACCGGATGATCCGCCTTTTATGCTGGAGCTGGCGCATTATGAGTGGGTTGAATTAGCGCTTTCGCTGCTGGATGAAAAAATCGACGCGACGGAAATTGATGTGCACGGCGATCTGCTCGATGGTGTTCCGGTGATTTCGCCGTTAGCCTGGACATTGAGCTACTGCTTTCCCGTGCACAAAATCGGTCCGGCTTTTCAACCCAGGGCGGCCGATGGCAAGCCAACCCATCTGATTGTCTATCGCGACACTGAGTTTGACGTGCGCTTTATCGAAATCAATCCGGTAACTGCGCGGCTGCTGCAATTGCTTTCCGGCGATGATCCTGTGCCGGGACGGACGGCGCTGCAACAAGTTGCCGCAGAGCTGAATCATCCTCAACCCGATGCCGTGATTCAGGGAGGCATCGAAATATTGCAAAACTTAAGAAAATGCCATGTGATTCTTGGAACCTATCCCTAA
- a CDS encoding TonB-dependent receptor gives MLNPAKPFHPKLFIALALCWLVNAASAESKSISGKQPVSNPFLDLSIEELMKVEVTSASRHSQKLSEVPSAIFVITQDDIRRSGATSIPEALRMAPGVEVARIGTDKWAVSIRGFNGRFADKLQVMMDGRSVYNPLFAGVQWEQQDTLMEDIERIEVIRGPNAAVWGANAVNGVINIITKKAADTQGALFSGGGGSFERGFAGARYGGKINDDTHYRFYVKGFTRDHMKTVTGENANDAWHQARGGFRLDHARGIDLFTVQGDIFYNAFGDRLDKSQLSAPLIQAETARGHNEGGNIRLRWDRKFSEKSAIMLQTYYDRVDYRLLTSSIFSAESFDIDLQHRFPLFDRHDVTWGANYRLYHNKVSDTELISFSPREQTNHLASAYIRDEITLLPERLRLNLGSRFDHNDFTGMEIQPNARLMWTPDIQNSIWMAVSRAVRTPSRAENDIQLNTRTLGGIPGLSALLPFPVLAQLNGASNFNAEKLIAYEIGYRHQFSPQASIDVSAFYNDYSQLRDLSVGLPLFHASFPPHLILPVGLTNKASGHTHGVETSIEWKPTDKWRLQSSYSYLNMHIHSDSPLRRIDPTTGSADKVSPQHQVSVRSNYDLSEKLQLNLWLRYVSSVDFYRIPGYVTMDAKLVHRPLKNVELFVVGQNLFSQNHREFSADFLPSIPVYIPRGVYAGAEWRF, from the coding sequence ATGCTTAATCCGGCAAAACCATTCCATCCAAAGCTCTTCATCGCCCTTGCTCTCTGCTGGCTGGTAAATGCCGCATCGGCTGAAAGCAAATCGATCAGCGGAAAGCAGCCGGTGAGCAATCCTTTCCTCGATCTGAGCATCGAAGAATTGATGAAAGTCGAGGTTACCTCTGCATCGCGGCATTCGCAAAAACTATCCGAAGTCCCTTCCGCTATTTTTGTCATCACTCAAGACGACATCCGCCGCTCGGGCGCAACCAGCATCCCGGAAGCCTTGCGCATGGCGCCTGGAGTCGAGGTAGCCCGCATCGGCACGGACAAATGGGCCGTTAGCATACGCGGCTTCAACGGACGTTTTGCCGACAAGCTGCAAGTCATGATGGATGGCCGCAGCGTCTACAATCCGCTGTTCGCCGGGGTGCAATGGGAGCAACAGGATACGCTGATGGAAGATATCGAGCGTATCGAAGTCATACGCGGCCCCAATGCAGCCGTGTGGGGCGCCAATGCGGTCAACGGGGTGATCAATATCATCACCAAGAAAGCAGCGGATACGCAAGGGGCATTATTCTCCGGCGGCGGCGGCAGTTTTGAGCGCGGCTTTGCGGGCGCGCGCTACGGCGGAAAAATCAACGATGACACGCACTACCGTTTTTATGTCAAGGGATTCACCCGCGACCACATGAAAACAGTCACCGGGGAGAATGCCAACGATGCCTGGCATCAAGCCAGAGGAGGCTTCCGGCTGGATCATGCGCGCGGCATCGATCTGTTTACCGTGCAAGGTGACATTTTTTACAACGCCTTTGGCGACCGGCTGGACAAATCGCAATTGAGCGCGCCGCTCATCCAGGCAGAAACGGCCAGAGGGCATAACGAAGGCGGCAACATCCGCCTGCGCTGGGACCGGAAGTTCTCGGAAAAGTCAGCCATCATGCTGCAAACGTATTACGATCGTGTCGATTACCGCTTATTAACCAGCTCCATTTTCAGCGCCGAAAGTTTTGACATTGATTTGCAACATCGTTTCCCGCTTTTTGACAGGCACGATGTGACGTGGGGAGCGAACTACCGTCTTTATCACAACAAAGTATCCGACACCGAGCTGATTTCCTTCAGTCCGCGTGAGCAAACCAATCATCTCGCCAGCGCTTACATCCGCGATGAGATCACGCTGCTGCCCGAACGCTTGCGGCTCAATCTGGGCTCGCGCTTTGATCACAATGATTTTACCGGTATGGAAATCCAGCCCAATGCACGTTTAATGTGGACACCGGATATCCAAAATTCGATCTGGATGGCTGTTTCCCGCGCAGTACGGACACCTTCCCGTGCGGAAAATGATATCCAGCTCAACACCCGGACACTCGGTGGAATTCCCGGCTTATCGGCGTTGCTTCCGTTCCCGGTTTTGGCGCAACTCAATGGCGCGTCAAACTTCAATGCGGAAAAACTGATCGCTTACGAAATAGGCTACCGGCATCAGTTTTCACCCCAGGCCTCCATCGATGTTTCGGCTTTTTATAACGATTATAGCCAGTTACGCGATCTATCCGTCGGATTGCCACTGTTTCACGCAAGCTTCCCGCCCCATTTGATACTGCCGGTCGGACTGACCAACAAAGCTTCGGGACATACACATGGTGTGGAAACTTCGATTGAATGGAAGCCGACTGACAAATGGCGTCTGCAAAGCAGCTACAGTTACCTGAATATGCATATTCACTCCGATTCGCCACTACGGCGAATCGACCCGACGACCGGCAGTGCCGACAAAGTCAGTCCGCAACATCAGGTATCCGTCCGCTCGAATTACGATTTATCGGAAAAATTGCAGCTCAATCTTTGGTTGCGTTATGTCAGTAGCGTGGATTTCTACCGCATTCCCGGCTACGTCACCATGGACGCCAAACTGGTGCATCGGCCGCTCAAAAATGTCGAATTATTTGTGGTCGGGCAAAACCTGTTCAGCCAGAATCACAGAGAATTCTCTGCCGATTTTCTCCCTTCAATTCCGGTTTATATACCGCGTGGCGTTTATGCCGGAGCGGAATGGCGGTTTTAG
- a CDS encoding TonB-dependent receptor yields MAVLAMNTGQTTHQRIGMQAEPAIRKQALMRKWLVQLTILCLLGCFVTLAPANGKLAEDQFLNLSIEELMNVKVTTVSRRPQKLTEVASAVFVITQDDIRRSGATSIPDALRMAPGVQVERIDTNKWAVSVRGFNGRFANKLQVLMDGRSVYSPLFSGTLWEHQDTLMEDIERIEVIRGPAAAVWGANAVNGVINIITKKAADTQGTLLSAGGGSFEHAFAGARYGGKINEDTPFRVYAKGFTRDNTASLSGENNRDQWHSSRGGFRVDHSRGIDQFTLQGDVFFNSNGDRINRTVLDLPTIPVNGYRGYEEGGNIRFRWDRTISDRSSIMFQTYYDRIRQKILPVVDYDAESFDLDFQHRFSLLDRHDLTWGANYRLYHNTFFDTDIINFSPRTRTNQLFSGFIRDEIALIPDYLRLLIGTRLDHNDFSGLEVQPNARLMWTPNAENSVWMAVSRAVRTPSRAENDIRINAAQIRDFPGLSILPFPLLAVIQGSHGFNSEKLIAYELGYRHQFSPRASVDIAGFVNDYSQLRDASFGALSLSTGMPIQLLLPVMGNNKASALTYGFEISADWKPTDKWRMQGNYSFLHMDISASSLTKRFDPITSGADKVNPQHQLSLRSNHDLSDKLEANFWLRYISDISYYSIPGYVTMDARMTYKPVKNLELFVVGQNLFSQNHREFVADFLPSSPAFIPRGIYGGAQWRF; encoded by the coding sequence ATGGCGGTTTTAGCGATGAATACCGGACAAACAACCCATCAGCGCATTGGAATGCAAGCCGAACCGGCGATCCGGAAGCAGGCTCTAATGCGTAAATGGCTGGTGCAACTGACCATTCTCTGCCTCCTGGGATGTTTTGTAACACTTGCACCGGCAAACGGCAAGCTTGCCGAAGATCAGTTTCTGAATTTAAGCATCGAAGAACTGATGAACGTCAAAGTGACCACGGTATCACGACGCCCGCAAAAACTGACTGAAGTCGCATCGGCTGTGTTTGTGATCACCCAGGACGATATCCGCCGTTCCGGCGCGACGAGTATTCCGGACGCGTTACGCATGGCGCCAGGGGTGCAAGTGGAACGTATTGACACCAATAAATGGGCGGTCAGTGTGCGCGGTTTCAACGGCCGCTTTGCCAATAAATTGCAAGTCCTGATGGATGGACGCAGCGTGTACTCACCCTTATTCTCAGGTACGTTGTGGGAACACCAGGATACGTTGATGGAAGATATTGAACGTATCGAAGTGATCCGTGGACCTGCTGCTGCGGTATGGGGAGCGAATGCAGTGAATGGTGTGATTAACATCATCACCAAAAAAGCCGCCGATACTCAGGGGACACTGCTCAGCGCGGGTGGTGGAAGTTTTGAACACGCCTTCGCCGGTGCGCGTTATGGCGGGAAAATTAATGAAGACACGCCTTTCCGCGTCTATGCCAAAGGCTTCACCCGGGACAACACCGCATCGTTATCCGGAGAAAATAATCGCGACCAATGGCATTCGTCCAGGGGAGGATTCCGGGTAGACCATAGCCGCGGGATTGATCAATTCACTCTGCAAGGCGATGTTTTCTTCAATTCCAATGGCGATAGGATTAATAGAACGGTACTCGATTTACCGACCATTCCGGTGAACGGCTACCGTGGCTATGAGGAAGGGGGAAATATCCGTTTCCGTTGGGACCGGACAATCTCTGATCGTTCTTCCATCATGTTTCAAACGTACTATGACCGTATCCGCCAAAAAATATTACCGGTTGTAGATTATGATGCTGAAAGCTTCGATCTTGATTTCCAGCATCGTTTTTCCTTGCTCGACCGGCATGACTTAACCTGGGGCGCGAATTACCGGCTTTACCATAATACGTTCTTCGATACCGACATCATTAATTTTAGTCCGCGCACTCGGACCAATCAGCTCTTCAGCGGTTTTATCCGCGACGAAATCGCGCTCATACCCGATTACTTGCGGCTCTTAATCGGCACTCGTTTGGATCACAATGATTTTAGCGGATTGGAAGTACAGCCCAATGCACGCCTGATGTGGACGCCCAATGCTGAGAACTCGGTCTGGATGGCGGTTTCACGCGCAGTTCGCACCCCTTCCCGGGCTGAAAACGATATTCGTATCAATGCGGCGCAAATCCGTGATTTTCCGGGATTATCGATCTTACCTTTCCCGCTATTGGCGGTAATTCAGGGCTCACACGGTTTTAATTCGGAAAAACTCATCGCTTATGAATTAGGCTATCGTCATCAATTCTCTCCGCGCGCGTCCGTCGATATTGCCGGATTTGTTAACGATTACAGTCAGCTGCGCGATGCCAGCTTCGGCGCATTGTCGCTCAGCACAGGGATGCCCATTCAACTGTTATTGCCGGTCATGGGCAATAATAAAGCATCCGCATTAACTTACGGATTTGAGATTTCCGCTGATTGGAAGCCGACGGACAAATGGCGCATGCAAGGCAATTACAGTTTCTTGCACATGGATATCTCCGCGAGTTCATTGACAAAAAGGTTTGATCCCATTACCAGCGGCGCTGATAAAGTCAATCCGCAACATCAATTGTCGCTCCGTTCCAACCACGATTTATCGGATAAATTGGAAGCCAATTTCTGGTTGCGCTACATCAGCGATATCTCGTACTACAGCATCCCCGGCTATGTCACGATGGATGCCAGAATGACGTATAAACCGGTCAAAAACCTTGAGCTGTTCGTTGTCGGGCAAAACCTGTTCAGTCAGAATCACCGGGAGTTCGTGGCTGATTTCCTGCCCTCATCACCAGCCTTTATTCCGCGAGGAATCTATGGCGGAGCGCAGTGGCGCTTCTAA
- a CDS encoding TonB-dependent receptor plug domain-containing protein, which produces MKIFCPFTQLHPIHRQPKQQHGKTLTLRLASLFLLGCLANPAMAENKPVNNQFLNLSIEELMNVKVTTVSRNPQRLTQVASAVFVITQDDIRRSGATSIPDALRMAPGVQVERIGTDKWAVSIRGFNGRFSNKLQVLMDGRSVYSPLFSGTLWEQQDTLMEDIERIEVIRGPAATVWGVNSVNGVINIITKKAIDTQGTLLSAGGGSFEHGFVGARYGGKINEETPFRVYAKGFSRDNTSSLSGNSNHDQWHSARGGFRIDHSQGIDQFTLQGDIFANAIGDTLNKSVLDLPSFSANGHRGQTESGNIRFRWDRTLSDQSSIMLQTYYDRVRYKLLPIANFDAESFDIDFQHRFPLFNRHDLTWGGNYRLYHNKFLDTDIISFSPRTQTNHMYSGFIRDEITLIPERLYFSIGTRLDHNDFTGLEIQPNARFMWTPNPENSIWMAVSRAVRTPSRAENDIKIKSMQLDSIAGFPTLPLPILAVFQGAHNFNSEKMIAYELGYRHQFSSQASVDIAGFINDYSQLRDFSFGALALSTGLPKQFLLSTMANNQASALTYGFEVSADWKPRHNWRLQGNYSFINMQISIN; this is translated from the coding sequence ATGAAGATATTTTGTCCATTTACTCAATTGCATCCCATTCATCGGCAGCCAAAGCAGCAGCATGGAAAAACCCTGACGCTGCGGCTTGCAAGCTTGTTTCTGCTTGGATGTCTTGCGAATCCGGCGATGGCAGAGAACAAACCGGTCAATAATCAGTTTCTGAACCTGAGCATTGAAGAATTGATGAACGTCAAGGTAACCACGGTCTCGAGAAATCCGCAACGGCTTACCCAAGTGGCATCGGCAGTTTTTGTCATTACCCAGGACGACATCCGCCGCTCCGGTGCAACGAGTATTCCCGATGCATTGAGAATGGCACCTGGGGTACAAGTGGAACGTATTGGCACCGATAAGTGGGCAGTAAGCATACGGGGCTTCAATGGCCGCTTCTCCAATAAGCTGCAAGTCCTCATGGATGGCCGCAGTGTCTACTCGCCACTATTTTCAGGAACTTTGTGGGAACAACAAGATACGTTGATGGAAGATATCGAGCGTATCGAAGTGATCCGTGGCCCCGCTGCCACGGTTTGGGGTGTCAACTCGGTGAATGGTGTCATCAATATCATCACCAAAAAAGCCATTGATACCCAGGGTACATTGCTTAGCGCAGGCGGTGGAAGTTTTGAACATGGTTTTGTTGGCGCACGTTATGGCGGCAAAATAAATGAGGAAACTCCTTTCCGCGTCTATGCTAAAGGCTTCAGCAGGGACAATACATCATCCCTGTCCGGGAACAGTAATCACGACCAGTGGCATTCGGCCAGAGGCGGATTTCGTATCGACCATAGCCAGGGAATAGATCAATTTACATTGCAAGGCGATATCTTTGCTAATGCTATAGGCGACACCTTAAACAAATCTGTGCTTGATTTACCTTCATTCTCTGCTAATGGTCATCGTGGACAAACTGAGAGTGGGAATATTCGCTTTCGTTGGGATCGAACGCTATCTGACCAATCTTCCATCATGTTACAAACGTATTATGATCGCGTCCGCTACAAACTGTTGCCGATTGCAAACTTCGATGCCGAAAGTTTCGATATAGACTTTCAGCACCGTTTTCCTTTATTCAATCGGCATGACTTGACTTGGGGTGGCAATTATCGCCTGTATCATAATAAATTCTTAGATACTGACATTATCTCGTTCAGCCCGAGAACTCAAACAAATCACATGTACAGTGGTTTTATCCGGGATGAGATTACGCTTATCCCGGAACGATTATATTTCAGTATCGGCACACGTCTCGATCACAATGATTTCACCGGACTAGAAATTCAACCGAATGCACGCTTTATGTGGACACCCAATCCGGAGAATTCGATCTGGATGGCCGTTTCCCGTGCGGTGCGAACTCCATCTCGAGCTGAAAACGACATCAAAATCAAATCTATGCAATTGGATAGTATTGCCGGATTTCCTACCTTGCCTTTACCCATTTTAGCGGTATTCCAAGGGGCGCATAACTTCAATTCTGAGAAAATGATTGCGTATGAACTGGGTTACCGCCACCAATTCTCTTCGCAAGCATCAGTTGATATTGCTGGATTTATTAATGATTATAGTCAATTACGCGATTTCAGTTTTGGTGCATTAGCACTTAGCACCGGATTGCCAAAGCAATTCTTATTGTCCACGATGGCCAACAATCAAGCCTCTGCATTGACCTATGGATTCGAAGTCTCAGCTGATTGGAAACCCCGGCACAACTGGCGTTTGCAAGGCAACTACAGCTTCATCAATATGCAAATCTCAATCAATTAA